One genomic window of Struthio camelus isolate bStrCam1 chromosome 1, bStrCam1.hap1, whole genome shotgun sequence includes the following:
- the LOC104153340 gene encoding arg8-vasotocin receptor, translating into MKNFSFPMQDNTHQTESPSPHRFLSLTNKSDPVGRPERDEQLAQVEIAVLGVIFLTASVGNFILILVLWRRRKKLSRMYVFMLHLSIADLVVAFFQVLPQLIWDITDVFIGPDFLCRVIKYLQLLGMFASTYMIVVMTVDRYQAVCYPMVTFQKKRALWNIPICTSWSISLIFSLPQVFIFSKTEISPGIFECWGEFILPWGPRAYVTWIFVVIFFIPSVILITCQVKICKIIKRNIYVKKQNEYEITNQKQVLPSRASSVNCISKAMIKTVKMTVVTVFAYVLCWSPFFIAQLWSVWFPSGVTEGSAFTIIMLLGNLNSCINPWIYMYFCGHIPYCTKKQLENASAQDESVITGSIHLVDRDPEENSTSA; encoded by the exons ATgaagaatttttcatttcctatgcAAGATAACACACATCAGACTGAAAGTCCTTCTCCTCACAGATTCCTGAGTTTGACAAATAAGTCAGATCCTGTTGGAAGACCAGAAAGAGACGAGCAATTGGCTCAAGTAGAGATTGCTGTACTGGGGGTAATATTTCTGACAGCGTCTGTGGGCAATTTTATTCTCATACTGGTACTGTGGAGACGAAGAAAGAAGCTCTCTAGAATGTATGTATTCATGCTTCACCTCAGCATAGCTGACTTAGTGGTAGCATTTTTTCAAGTTCTGCCTCAGCTAATATGGGATATTACAGATGTTTTCATAGGGCCAGATTTCTTGTGTAGAGTTATCAAATATTTACAGTTGCTGGGCATGTTTGCCTCTACTTATATGATAGTAGTCATGACAGTAGACAGATATCAAGCAGTTTGCTACCCTATGGTCACTTTCCAAAAGAAGAGAGCCTTGTGGAACATTCCCATTTGCACCAGCTGGTCTATATCACTGATTTTTAGCCTTCCACAGGTATTTATCTTTTCTAAGACTGAAATATCTCCAGGCATCTTTGAATGTTGGGGTGAATTTATTCTACCGTGGGGCCCAAGGGCATATGTAACTTGGATTTTTGTAGTTATATTCTTCATTCCCTCAGTCATCCTTATCACATGTCAGGTTAAGATCTGCAAAATAATCAAAAGGAATATATAtgtgaaaaaacagaatgaatatGAAATAACAAATCAGAAGCAAGTCCTGCCATCTCGAGCCAGCAGTGTTAACTGTATTTCAAAGGCTATGATCAAGACTGTAAAAATGACAGTGGTGACAGTTTTTGCATATGTTCTTTGTTGGTCACCTTTCTTCATTGCACAGCTGTGGTCTGTTTGGTTCCCCAGTGGCGTTACTGAAG GTTCAGCATTCACCATTATCATGCTCCTTGGTAATCTGAATAGTTGTATCAACCCATGGATTTACATGTATTTTTGTGGGCACATTCCATATTGCACAAAGAAGCAGTTGGAGAATGCTTCAGCTCAAGACGAATCTGTGATCACGGGAAGCATTCATCTGGTAGACAGAGACCCTGAGGAAAACAGTACTTCTGCAtaa